In Nomascus leucogenys isolate Asia chromosome 11, Asia_NLE_v1, whole genome shotgun sequence, the following proteins share a genomic window:
- the IGFBP6 gene encoding insulin-like growth factor-binding protein 6 has product MTPHRLLPPLLLLLLALLFAASPGSALARCPGCGQGVQAGCPGGCVEEEDGGSPAEGCAEAEGCLRREGQECGVYTPNCAPGLQCHPPEDDEAPLRALLLGRGRCLPARAPAVAEENPKESKPQAGIARPQDVNRRDQQRNPGTSTTPSQPNSAGVQDTEMGPCRRHLDSVLQQLQTEVYRGAQTLYVPNCDHRGFYRKRQCRSSQGQRRGPCWCVDRMGKSLPGSPDGNGSSSCPTGSSG; this is encoded by the exons ATGACCCCCCACAGGCTGCtgccgccgctgctgctgctgctgctagctCTGCTGTTCGCTGCTAGCCCAGGAAGCGCCTTGGCGCGGTGCCCAGGCTGCGGGCAAGGGGTGCAGGCGGGTTGTCCAGGGGGCTGCgtggaggaggaggatggggggTCGCCAGCCGAGGGCTGCGCGGAAGCTGAGGGCTGTCtcaggagggaggggcaggagtgCGGGGTCTACACCCCTAACTGCGCCCCAGGACTGCAGTGCCATCCGCCCGAGGACGACGAGGCGCCTTTGCGGGCGCTGCTGCTCGGCAGAGGCCGCTGCCTTCCGGCCCGCGCGCCCGCTG TTGCAGAAGAGAATCCTAAGGAGAGTAAACCTCAAGCAGGCATTGCCCGCCCACAGGATGTGAACCGCAGAGACCAACAGAGGAACCCAGGCACCTCTACCACGCCCTCCCAGCCCAATTCTGCTGGTGTCCAAGACACTGAGATG GGCCCATGCCGTAGACATCTGGACTCAGTGCTGCAGCAACTCCAGACTGAGGTCTACCGAGGGGCTCAAACACTCTACGTGCCCAATTGTGACCATCGAGGCTTCTACCGGAAGCGGCAG TGCCGCTCCTCCCAGGGGCAGCGCCGAGGTCCCTGCTGGTGTGTGGATCGGATGGGCAAGTCCCTGCCAGGGTCTCCAGATGGCAATGGAAGCTCCTCCTGCCCCACTGGGAGTAGCGGCTAA